In a single window of the Elaeis guineensis isolate ETL-2024a chromosome 4, EG11, whole genome shotgun sequence genome:
- the LOC140857073 gene encoding uncharacterized protein: MGRGSRWAVFLVVLLCLSGLVVSALGRELASGDGEEKFLWKKKRGKLGFGKGGGVGGGFGKGGGLGGGEGGGFGGGGGFGGGGGAGGGAGGGAGGGFGKGGGFGGGIGKGGGLGGGAGGGFGKGGGLGGGIGKGGGLGGGAGGGYGKGGGLGGGIGKGGGLGGGAGGGFGKGGGIGGGIGKGGGLGGGEGGGLGGGAGGGEGGCGGGGLGGGEGGGHGFGEGGGAGGGFGKGGGIGGGGGGGGGGGFGGGGGVGGGFGKGGGFGKGGGIGGGFGGGGGGGGGFGGGVIGGAH; encoded by the coding sequence ATGGGTAGAGGGAGTAGGTGGGCGGTGTTCTTGGTGGTGCTGCTCTGTTTGAGTGGCCTGGTGGTGAGTGCACTGGGGAGGGAATTGGCGAGTGGTGATGGAGAGGAGAAGTTTTTGTGGAAGAAAAAGCGTGGGAAGCTTGGGTTCGGTAAGGGCGGCGGTGTAGGTGGTGGATTTGGAAAGGGTGGTGGGCTTGGCGGTGGTGAAGGTGGTGGGTTTGGTGGGGGAGGTGGATTTGGCGGCGGTGGCGGTGCTGGTGGTGGTGCCGGCGGAGGTGCAGGTGGTGGGTTTGGAAAAGGTGGCGGTTTCGGTGGCGGGATTGGAAAGGGTGGTGGACTTGGTGGTGGTGCTGGTGGTGGGTTTGGAAAAGGTGGTGGTTTAGGTGGCGGGATTGGAAAGGGAGGTGGACTTGGCGGTGGTGCTGGTGGTGGTTATGGAAAAGGTGGTGGTCTAGGTGGCGGAATCGGAAAGGGCGGTGGACTTGGCGGTGGTGCCGGTGGTGGTTTTGGAAAAGGTGGTGGGATAGGTGGTGGAATCGGAAAGGGTGGTGGACTTGGCGGTGGTGAAGGTGGTGGACTCGGCGGTGGTGCTGGCGGTGGCGAAGGAGGTTGTGGAGGTGGTGGACTTGGAGGGGGTGAGGGCGGTGGACATGGTTTCGGTGAGGGAGGTGGCGCTGGTGGAGGATTCGGCAAAGGTGGGGGAataggtggaggaggaggaggcggtggTGGTGGAGGTTTCGGCGGTGGCGGTGGTGTTGGTGGAGGCTTTGGCAAGGGTGGCGGCTTTGGGAAGGGAGGCGGGATCGGAGGAGGATTTGGAGGTGGCGGTGGAGGTGGCGGAGGCTTTGGTGGAGGGGTCATTGGAGGAGCACATTAA